In one window of Methanosarcina vacuolata Z-761 DNA:
- a CDS encoding LeuD/DmdB family oxidoreductase small subunit produces the protein MSLIIGRVWKFGDNVNTDEIIPGKYLRSKDVQIFAAHAMEGIDQEFTKKFRIGDIVVAGTNFGCGSSREQAPLALKYAGVSCVIAKSFARIFFRNAINIGLPLIEVDIECQEGDKVKVDLAKGEVTVSDRDIFKGNKLPDFLLEILNDGGLVAHRKKQSASKNINL, from the coding sequence GTGAGTCTTATTATAGGCCGGGTCTGGAAATTCGGAGACAACGTTAATACTGATGAAATAATCCCGGGCAAGTATTTGCGGAGCAAAGATGTACAGATCTTTGCAGCTCATGCAATGGAAGGAATTGATCAGGAATTTACAAAAAAGTTCAGGATTGGAGATATCGTTGTTGCAGGCACTAACTTCGGCTGTGGGTCTTCAAGAGAACAGGCTCCTCTTGCTTTGAAATATGCAGGAGTATCATGTGTTATAGCAAAGTCTTTTGCCAGAATCTTTTTCAGAAATGCGATCAATATCGGGCTACCTCTCATAGAGGTTGATATTGAGTGCCAGGAAGGAGATAAAGTTAAAGTTGATCTGGCCAAAGGTGAAGTTACGGTTTCAGATAGAGACATATTTAAAGGGAACAAATTGCCGGATTTCCTGCTTGAGATACTTAATGATGGTGGACTTGTAGCTCATCGAAAAAAGCAAAGCGCGAGCAAAAATATAAACTTATAA
- a CDS encoding ABC transporter substrate-binding protein: MNNKTIVILFVAITAVLVFTGCTGEKISQVAQDNTIGVSTSNDINVENATNVSTSNDKNVENATNVSTSNDKSGETRIVTDSAGRQVTVPLKVERVADTWMGHNEVLAMLGADDRIVATMFSPKTRPWAYKVCPAYYNAVTLSPTYDVEALLATRPDVVFMPSRDKNIEKVSALEVPVVEVSFTDFDSMKKCFSDTANVLGDKEALERSQKYNAYLDSKLESVRNISSRIPYNERPKVLHLVSLSPLCVDGGGNIISDWIEAAGGINAAEEVKGGIMQEVSMEQILKWNPDVIILGVNAKSEEKEKIMNSESWKKVKAVQNNRVYLNPEGAFIWSRAGAEEALQIQWAAKTINPDMFQSIDINNETKWFYKTFFDYELTDEDVQKILNAQAPD; this comes from the coding sequence ATGAACAATAAAACAATAGTTATTCTATTTGTTGCAATCACGGCAGTATTAGTTTTCACCGGCTGTACGGGAGAAAAAATCAGTCAGGTGGCACAGGATAATACTATAGGGGTATCCACTTCAAACGATATAAATGTGGAAAATGCAACAAATGTATCCACTTCAAACGATAAAAATGTGGAAAATGCAACAAACGTATCCACTTCAAACGATAAAAGCGGGGAAACTAGAATTGTTACTGATTCGGCAGGCAGACAGGTAACAGTTCCTTTAAAAGTAGAAAGAGTTGCAGATACCTGGATGGGACACAATGAAGTGCTGGCTATGCTCGGAGCTGATGACAGGATTGTTGCAACCATGTTCAGCCCCAAAACAAGACCATGGGCGTATAAAGTTTGCCCGGCCTATTATAATGCTGTAACACTCAGCCCAACATATGATGTGGAAGCTTTGCTTGCTACCAGGCCAGATGTTGTTTTCATGCCAAGCAGAGATAAAAATATCGAGAAAGTATCCGCTCTTGAAGTTCCTGTTGTAGAAGTAAGTTTTACAGACTTCGATTCTATGAAAAAATGTTTTTCAGATACCGCGAATGTTTTGGGAGACAAAGAGGCTTTAGAACGTTCACAAAAATATAATGCATACCTTGATAGCAAATTGGAATCGGTAAGAAATATTTCATCCAGAATACCTTACAACGAAAGACCAAAAGTTCTCCATCTCGTATCACTATCACCTTTATGCGTAGATGGCGGCGGAAATATCATAAGTGATTGGATTGAAGCTGCAGGAGGCATCAATGCTGCTGAAGAAGTAAAAGGCGGTATTATGCAGGAAGTTTCAATGGAACAAATCTTGAAGTGGAATCCTGATGTGATTATTCTTGGCGTGAACGCCAAATCTGAAGAAAAAGAGAAGATAATGAATAGCGAGTCCTGGAAGAAGGTTAAAGCAGTTCAAAATAACAGGGTATATCTTAATCCGGAGGGAGCATTTATATGGAGTCGAGCCGGAGCAGAAGAAGCGCTTCAGATTCAATGGGCTGCAAAAACCATCAATCCGGATATGTTTCAATCCATTGATATAAATAATGAAACAAAGTGGTTCTACAAGACCTTTTTTGATTACGAGCTTACAGATGAGGATGTTCAAAAAATTTTGAATGCACAGGCTCCAGATTAA
- a CDS encoding NifB/NifX family molybdenum-iron cluster-binding protein: MDTECTTLNEVEKQSSEKFKVAVTSTSGKLVDQHFGQATDFMIFEINGEDYKFLEIRSTKKYCNGGNKLNNGYRGKKEAIETISDCDAVLSMKIGLGAQKKLGEFGIECVEYCYTVERGLKYLQTMRKQKQMKKISLHSTALS, translated from the coding sequence ATGGACACTGAATGTACAACTTTAAATGAGGTAGAAAAACAGAGCTCTGAAAAATTCAAGGTGGCAGTTACTTCAACAAGTGGAAAACTTGTTGACCAGCACTTTGGGCAAGCAACCGATTTTATGATTTTTGAGATTAATGGTGAGGACTATAAGTTTCTCGAAATACGCTCGACAAAGAAGTACTGCAATGGAGGTAACAAGCTTAACAATGGATATCGTGGAAAAAAAGAAGCAATAGAAACTATCTCTGATTGTGATGCTGTGCTTTCGATGAAAATAGGCCTGGGTGCACAAAAAAAGCTTGGGGAATTCGGAATCGAGTGCGTTGAATATTGTTACACCGTTGAGAGGGGATTAAAGTATTTGCAAACCATGAGAAAGCAAAAACAAATGAAAAAAATTAGCCTACATTCTACAGCATTATCTTAA
- a CDS encoding nitrogenase component 1 → MYDELKFDNCNHSKDPMVGCALEGATGVLAGIKDISIVIHSPQGCSSTVSAAYDVHEIDFTKRKVACTRLFETDVVMGASSKLKNLIKEADSKFKTRAIFVVGTCAADIIGEDIEGLCRNIQPQINAKLIPLMAGGFRGNLYDGIELGLNALFPFIRRQEEKIPDSVNLIAPQANLNPTWWADLKWVRETLEKIGIKVQAVLPHDTSLEELDNAGLASANILLSHDAGYKFGLKMQEVHDIPLILSDIPLPIGLKNTARWLRAVGNYFGVEEKVEAIIKDGEDMAIDVLRRRGLMMIPRYRNCRVAVSADATMGIGLTRMLFEELEMIPELLLFRSPVSDSQLLLENELIDMGISPKVVFSADGYQIKQSLSENCVDAVFGSSWEYYLAEELGIKFVFDVFNPTNRQNYLNRAYFGYEGMLNFLENVANDWEMALRSKHINWEEYS, encoded by the coding sequence ATGTATGATGAGTTAAAATTCGATAACTGCAACCATAGCAAAGACCCTATGGTCGGATGTGCTCTTGAAGGCGCCACCGGAGTGCTGGCTGGCATCAAAGACATTAGTATTGTCATACATTCCCCGCAAGGCTGTTCTTCAACGGTTTCGGCAGCCTATGATGTCCATGAAATTGATTTTACGAAAAGAAAAGTTGCATGCACCAGGCTTTTTGAAACTGATGTGGTTATGGGCGCGTCAAGCAAGCTGAAAAACTTAATCAAAGAAGCTGATTCAAAATTTAAAACCAGGGCGATATTCGTAGTCGGTACATGTGCAGCTGATATCATTGGTGAGGATATCGAGGGTTTATGCAGAAATATCCAGCCGCAAATTAATGCGAAGCTTATTCCCTTGATGGCAGGAGGGTTTCGAGGAAACCTCTATGATGGTATTGAACTGGGACTGAATGCATTATTTCCATTTATACGAAGACAGGAAGAAAAAATTCCGGATAGCGTGAACCTAATAGCGCCTCAGGCAAACCTGAACCCTACATGGTGGGCAGATTTGAAATGGGTACGTGAAACTCTTGAAAAAATAGGAATTAAAGTTCAGGCCGTACTTCCTCACGATACGTCTCTGGAAGAACTGGATAATGCTGGGCTAGCATCGGCAAATATACTTCTCAGCCACGATGCGGGGTATAAGTTTGGGTTAAAAATGCAGGAAGTACACGACATACCGCTTATACTATCGGACATTCCACTCCCGATAGGACTTAAAAATACTGCAAGATGGCTTCGTGCAGTGGGAAATTACTTTGGCGTTGAAGAAAAGGTTGAGGCAATAATAAAAGACGGAGAAGATATGGCCATCGATGTGCTGAGACGCAGGGGTCTGATGATGATTCCCAGATACCGTAACTGCAGAGTAGCCGTTTCTGCGGATGCAACTATGGGAATAGGCCTGACCAGAATGTTATTTGAAGAGCTGGAAATGATTCCGGAGCTGTTGCTGTTCAGGTCACCTGTTTCTGACTCTCAGTTGTTGCTGGAAAATGAGCTTATCGATATGGGAATTTCCCCGAAGGTTGTCTTTTCGGCGGATGGATATCAGATAAAACAATCGCTGTCGGAGAACTGTGTAGATGCTGTATTCGGCTCTTCTTGGGAGTATTATCTGGCTGAAGAACTGGGGATAAAGTTTGTGTTTGACGTTTTTAACCCGACAAACCGGCAGAATTACCTGAACAGGGCATATTTCGGATATGAAGGCATGCTGAACTTTTTGGAAAATGTTGCAAACGATTGGGAAATGGCTCTGCGTTCAAAGCACATTAACTGGGAAGAGTATTCGTAA
- a CDS encoding nitrogenase component 1: MVGIANESVVFFGHLSELYQLAKEGKIETKLQGSHTRPCKFWTAMKILSGIKNTIVIAHGPSGCAFGVKQAYKLTNCRNSGSPYESIITTNIDEKAIVYGGEKELKGAILEVDKKYKPDVIFVATSCATGIIGDYVDAIVNKIKPKINAEIMAIHCEGFAGEYRSGFDLVFRQIVQLMDKPDSESRSRLANSVNIVGGKMGPERTEIETDVKELRRLIESMGASVNAVIAGNCSLEEIKQAPSVAVNCTLCLDLGYAIGREMLDQFNTPLNSTILPYGISATERWLREAAKHLHLENEAEELIKREYGAIRIEFEEAKKYLAGKLAIVEGHDAIKSLSIAHMLERDFGMRAVIYNFHPWSTQARETSIDYLLETGLDPEILITKGTLAFGKYEAMVQTENELMEYLGDLNPETTVYFGSSMSFPNIPVVDLNAILNRPRFGYRGALKVAKCICTALEYSFRPRSWVTKKMVFPENSGLCSAQSLTPKLAQDLPDCTVYAGRERGKCMMS; the protein is encoded by the coding sequence ATGGTCGGCATTGCTAACGAAAGTGTAGTGTTTTTTGGGCATTTAAGCGAGCTTTATCAATTGGCTAAAGAAGGGAAAATTGAAACTAAACTACAGGGCAGCCATACCCGTCCCTGTAAATTCTGGACGGCAATGAAAATCTTAAGCGGCATTAAAAATACTATCGTTATTGCTCATGGACCAAGTGGCTGCGCATTTGGAGTAAAACAGGCTTACAAACTAACAAATTGTAGAAATAGTGGTTCTCCATACGAATCCATTATTACTACAAATATTGATGAAAAAGCCATTGTATACGGTGGCGAAAAGGAACTGAAAGGCGCCATACTGGAGGTGGACAAAAAGTATAAGCCTGACGTTATTTTCGTAGCAACAAGCTGTGCCACCGGAATAATTGGAGATTATGTAGACGCCATAGTGAATAAAATCAAGCCCAAAATTAATGCCGAAATCATGGCCATTCACTGCGAAGGCTTTGCGGGAGAGTACAGGAGTGGGTTTGACCTGGTTTTCAGGCAGATTGTTCAGCTTATGGATAAGCCTGATTCGGAAAGCAGATCAAGGCTTGCCAACTCCGTCAACATCGTAGGGGGCAAAATGGGTCCTGAGAGGACGGAGATTGAAACTGATGTTAAAGAGTTGAGGCGGTTAATCGAAAGCATGGGCGCAAGTGTAAATGCCGTAATAGCAGGCAATTGTTCACTGGAAGAAATAAAACAGGCTCCCAGTGTAGCTGTAAATTGTACCCTTTGCCTTGATCTGGGGTATGCGATAGGAAGAGAGATGCTTGACCAGTTTAATACTCCTTTGAACTCCACTATTCTTCCGTATGGTATAAGCGCAACTGAGAGGTGGCTGAGAGAAGCAGCAAAGCATTTACATCTGGAAAATGAAGCGGAAGAACTGATCAAAAGAGAATATGGAGCCATCCGCATAGAGTTTGAAGAGGCAAAAAAATACCTTGCAGGCAAGCTGGCAATTGTTGAAGGGCATGATGCGATAAAATCGCTGTCAATTGCTCATATGCTCGAACGCGATTTTGGTATGAGGGCGGTTATATACAATTTTCATCCCTGGAGTACGCAGGCAAGAGAAACAAGTATTGATTACCTCTTAGAGACCGGGCTTGATCCGGAAATACTGATCACAAAAGGTACACTTGCCTTTGGAAAATATGAGGCAATGGTCCAGACCGAAAATGAGCTTATGGAATATCTGGGAGACCTGAATCCTGAGACTACGGTATATTTTGGATCATCAATGAGCTTTCCGAATATTCCAGTAGTTGATTTAAATGCCATATTAAACCGCCCCAGATTTGGTTATAGAGGAGCTTTAAAGGTAGCTAAATGTATCTGCACTGCTCTTGAGTACTCATTCAGACCGCGTAGCTGGGTAACGAAAAAAATGGTATTCCCTGAAAATTCCGGGCTATGTTCAGCCCAGTCCCTTACACCGAAGCTGGCTCAGGATTTGCCGGATTGCACGGTTTATGCAGGAAGGGAGAGAGGCAAATGTATGATGAGTTAA
- a CDS encoding ZIP family metal transporter, whose translation MENYLVVAAFVIAELLGALIYFKTEDSVKRTLLTCLGLGFAIAVVLLDIIPDATEDFSAGYWLVAIGFIAMFAAGFYTKSVGKYSAVLGLAIHNIAEGVIITTEFGPISPILAVGAVLHKLPEGMVSFSLLDELEDKTRFAIAALIALLIPVGAVIPIPESITKPLMALSAGVILYVVGNLLVTIISENYGTAIDKGKLSKKHDLNITTLSSVAVFGAVIAWISCLMA comes from the coding sequence ATGGAGAATTATCTGGTAGTTGCAGCATTTGTCATAGCGGAATTGTTGGGAGCTTTAATTTATTTTAAAACCGAAGATTCTGTGAAAAGGACGTTATTGACCTGTCTTGGACTTGGCTTTGCCATTGCAGTTGTCCTTCTGGATATCATCCCGGATGCTACCGAAGATTTTTCAGCAGGATACTGGCTGGTCGCGATCGGGTTCATTGCAATGTTTGCTGCAGGATTCTACACAAAAAGTGTCGGAAAGTATTCAGCCGTTTTAGGATTAGCGATTCACAACATTGCAGAAGGCGTGATTATAACCACTGAGTTCGGACCGATTTCTCCGATTTTAGCAGTCGGAGCGGTTCTGCACAAACTCCCAGAAGGAATGGTCTCCTTTTCATTACTGGACGAATTAGAGGACAAAACCAGGTTTGCAATTGCAGCTTTGATCGCATTGTTAATTCCAGTCGGTGCGGTTATACCCATCCCTGAAAGCATCACAAAACCGCTTATGGCGCTTAGTGCTGGTGTTATCCTTTATGTCGTAGGAAACCTGTTGGTCACGATCATTTCCGAGAATTATGGAACTGCAATCGATAAAGGAAAACTAAGTAAAAAGCACGATCTAAATATAACTACGCTATCTTCTGTAGCGGTTTTCGGAGCAGTAATTGCCTGGATATCCTGTTTGATGGCGTAA
- the vnfK gene encoding V-containing nitrogenase subunit beta produces the protein MSCELMLKERTGIINPMYTCQPAGAQFVGIGIKDCIPLVHGGQGCSMFVRLLFAQHFKENFDIASSSLHESAAVFGGSIRVEEAVETLIARYPQLRIIPIITTCSTETIGDDIEGIIRKVNTIIEEKHPDRDVKLIAVHTPSYSGSQVTGYDTAISSVVKALAKKDEPSGKLNIFTGWVNPGDVSEIKHILSEMQVDGNILLDTETFDAPVMPDKSAFAYGNTTIEEIADSANALGSIALSRYEGANAATYLKDKFGVPSIVTPTPIGISNTDIFLENISKLTGNPIPESLVIERGKAIDAIVDLAHMFFANKKVAIFGNPDLVFGLAQFCLECELEPVLLLLGDDNTLYKSDPRLKALEEKANCDIKTIWNADLWELESRIKNKSIDVDLILGHSKGRYIAIDNDIPMVRVGFPTFDRAGLWKYPVIGYKGAEWLAETIANTIFASMESKHDREWIINVW, from the coding sequence ATGTCGTGTGAGCTGATGTTGAAAGAGCGAACAGGAATAATTAATCCGATGTATACCTGTCAGCCTGCAGGTGCCCAATTTGTGGGAATTGGTATAAAGGATTGCATTCCGCTTGTACATGGCGGTCAGGGCTGCAGCATGTTTGTCAGGTTATTGTTCGCTCAGCATTTTAAAGAAAATTTTGACATTGCGTCTTCGTCTCTACATGAAAGCGCCGCCGTTTTCGGGGGCTCGATAAGGGTAGAAGAAGCGGTTGAAACGCTTATTGCGAGGTACCCTCAGCTGAGGATCATACCTATCATAACTACTTGCTCTACCGAAACAATTGGAGACGATATTGAAGGTATAATCCGGAAAGTAAATACGATAATTGAAGAAAAGCATCCTGACAGAGATGTGAAGCTTATAGCTGTGCATACTCCAAGCTACAGCGGTAGCCAGGTGACAGGTTACGATACGGCCATTAGCTCGGTTGTAAAAGCTCTTGCAAAAAAAGATGAACCTTCCGGAAAGCTGAATATATTCACTGGTTGGGTCAATCCGGGAGATGTTTCTGAAATTAAGCATATATTATCTGAGATGCAGGTTGACGGAAATATACTTCTGGACACAGAGACCTTTGATGCTCCTGTTATGCCTGACAAATCGGCATTCGCATATGGAAATACAACAATTGAGGAAATAGCCGACTCTGCCAATGCTCTCGGGTCAATTGCATTAAGCCGTTATGAGGGAGCAAATGCTGCAACATATTTAAAAGACAAATTCGGCGTGCCTTCAATTGTTACGCCAACTCCTATAGGCATAAGCAACACCGATATCTTTCTTGAAAATATCAGCAAGCTTACCGGCAATCCAATACCCGAATCACTGGTTATCGAACGCGGAAAAGCGATAGATGCGATTGTAGACCTTGCCCATATGTTTTTCGCGAATAAGAAAGTAGCCATTTTCGGCAATCCGGATCTTGTCTTCGGTCTTGCGCAGTTTTGTCTGGAATGTGAACTTGAGCCTGTGCTTTTGCTTTTAGGTGATGATAATACGCTGTATAAAAGCGACCCAAGGCTCAAAGCACTTGAAGAGAAAGCAAACTGCGATATAAAGACTATCTGGAACGCTGATTTATGGGAACTGGAAAGCCGTATCAAGAACAAATCCATAGACGTTGATTTGATTTTGGGGCATTCAAAAGGACGCTACATTGCTATAGACAATGATATCCCCATGGTCAGGGTAGGCTTCCCAACCTTTGACAGGGCAGGGCTGTGGAAATATCCAGTAATCGGATACAAAGGAGCAGAATGGTTAGCTGAAACAATTGCCAATACGATTTTTGCATCCATGGAAAGTAAGCATGACAGAGAATGGATAATTAATGTCTGGTAA
- the vnfG gene encoding V-containing nitrogenase subunit delta has product MNEKIGEVTALIQEQCLWQFFSRSWDREENIEGIMTMTGKILNGDKINLVTPADKAFYSDAKILAADLQKKIPWISELDKSGVLELIEGVKKRLLYITVKKSRNCELNLSNY; this is encoded by the coding sequence ATGAATGAAAAAATAGGGGAAGTTACGGCTCTTATCCAGGAACAGTGTTTATGGCAGTTTTTTTCAAGAAGCTGGGACAGAGAGGAAAACATTGAAGGTATTATGACAATGACCGGTAAAATTCTGAACGGAGATAAAATAAATCTTGTAACTCCGGCAGATAAAGCGTTTTATTCCGATGCAAAAATCCTTGCTGCTGATCTTCAGAAAAAGATCCCCTGGATCTCCGAACTTGACAAATCAGGAGTACTGGAATTAATTGAAGGCGTCAAAAAAAGATTGCTCTATATTACTGTAAAAAAGTCACGTAACTGCGAACTGAACTTGTCAAATTACTAA
- the vnfD gene encoding nitrogenase vanadium-iron protein, alpha chain: MPLKLFCCDECIPERQNHVYIKEEGEDTTQFLPLSNIETIPGSLSERGCSYCGAKLVIGGVIKDCIQMIHGPVGCAYDTWHTKRYPSDNDNFQLKYIWSSDTKEKHIVFGAEKQLKKAIKEAFKEFPEIKRMFVYTTCTTALIGDNPKAVCREIEEELGDVDIFVVECPGFAGVSQSKGHHELNIGWMRDKVGTLEPEITSQYTINVIGDYNIQGDTYVLQKYLDKMGIQVIAHFTGNVTYDQLRCMHRAKLNVVNCARSAGYIANELKRVYDIPRMDVDTWGFEYIKVALRKIGSFFGLEDKAEEVIAEEVAKYEGKLNWYKERLKGKQICIWTGGPRLWHWTKALEDDLGMEVVAMSSKFGHQEDFEKVIARGRVGTIYIDDGNELEFFEVLESIHADLILTGPRVGDLVKKLHIPYINGHAYHNGPYMGFEGAVNMARDMYNAIYSPMWGLAGKDPRVVDSPMWSLAEKDPSVVQES; this comes from the coding sequence ATGCCGTTAAAACTATTCTGTTGCGATGAATGCATACCGGAGCGCCAGAACCATGTTTACATAAAAGAAGAAGGAGAAGACACAACTCAGTTTCTCCCACTCTCAAATATAGAAACAATACCCGGATCATTATCAGAAAGGGGTTGCAGCTATTGCGGAGCAAAACTCGTTATTGGTGGAGTAATTAAAGACTGTATTCAAATGATACATGGACCGGTAGGATGTGCATATGATACCTGGCACACGAAAAGGTATCCCAGCGACAATGACAACTTTCAATTAAAATATATCTGGTCTTCAGACACAAAAGAAAAACATATTGTTTTCGGGGCTGAAAAACAGCTCAAAAAAGCAATCAAGGAAGCTTTCAAAGAATTTCCAGAAATAAAGAGAATGTTTGTTTACACTACCTGTACAACCGCATTGATAGGAGACAACCCCAAAGCAGTATGTCGTGAGATTGAGGAAGAACTTGGAGATGTCGATATATTCGTTGTAGAATGTCCGGGATTTGCTGGTGTCAGCCAGTCAAAAGGACATCATGAACTGAATATCGGCTGGATGAGGGATAAAGTCGGAACGCTGGAACCTGAAATTACAAGTCAATATACAATTAATGTCATCGGTGACTACAATATTCAGGGTGATACCTACGTACTGCAAAAGTATCTTGATAAAATGGGCATACAGGTCATTGCACATTTTACCGGAAACGTAACCTATGATCAATTGCGCTGCATGCATAGAGCAAAGCTTAATGTGGTCAACTGTGCGCGTTCTGCAGGATATATAGCCAACGAACTTAAGAGAGTATATGACATTCCAAGAATGGATGTCGATACCTGGGGTTTTGAGTACATTAAGGTAGCACTGAGAAAGATAGGATCTTTTTTTGGACTGGAAGATAAAGCTGAAGAAGTAATTGCAGAAGAGGTTGCAAAATACGAAGGAAAACTTAACTGGTATAAGGAACGGCTCAAAGGAAAACAGATCTGTATCTGGACTGGGGGGCCAAGACTGTGGCACTGGACAAAAGCTCTTGAAGACGACCTGGGCATGGAAGTTGTCGCCATGTCATCTAAATTCGGTCATCAGGAGGACTTTGAAAAGGTTATTGCCAGGGGACGGGTCGGTACGATTTATATTGATGATGGAAATGAGCTTGAGTTTTTCGAAGTACTGGAGAGTATCCATGCAGACCTGATTTTAACCGGGCCCAGAGTTGGAGACCTGGTCAAAAAACTGCACATTCCATACATTAACGGACATGCATATCACAACGGCCCATACATGGGCTTTGAAGGCGCAGTAAACATGGCGAGAGATATGTATAACGCGATTTATTCTCCGATGTGGGGTTTAGCTGGAAAGGATCCAAGAGTGGTGGATTCTCCGATGTGGAGTTTAGCTGAAAAAGATCCTAGTGTGGTGCAGGAGTCATGA
- a CDS encoding P-II family nitrogen regulator has product MKEVTAIVRPNKMSATKDALDKIGFPAMTAIPVLGKGKQRGISGELNFGIQPKLLAKRYSTGMKYIPKRLLSVVVSDEDVDLVIKTIIEVNQTAQIGDGRIFVESIDDVIRIRTGEKGELALK; this is encoded by the coding sequence ATGAAAGAAGTTACTGCGATTGTCAGACCTAACAAGATGTCTGCTACGAAAGACGCTTTGGATAAAATCGGCTTTCCTGCAATGACGGCAATTCCAGTTTTAGGAAAAGGCAAGCAAAGAGGCATCTCGGGAGAGCTCAATTTTGGAATACAACCAAAGCTGCTTGCGAAAAGGTACAGTACCGGTATGAAATACATACCCAAAAGACTTCTGAGCGTAGTTGTAAGTGACGAAGATGTGGATTTGGTGATTAAAACCATTATTGAAGTCAATCAGACTGCCCAGATTGGTGACGGAAGGATTTTTGTCGAGTCCATTGACGATGTTATTCGGATCAGGACTGGCGAAAAAGGAGAACTAGCTTTAAAATAA
- a CDS encoding P-II family nitrogen regulator has translation MKMVRAIVRPEWTEEVTDGLAEAGYYSLTKINVFGRGKQKGITVGDVHYDELAKTMIMMAVEDEAVDEVIKIISGKAYTGNMGDGKIFVSTVEDAYTISSGEKGL, from the coding sequence ATGAAAATGGTCCGTGCCATAGTACGTCCTGAATGGACTGAAGAAGTAACCGACGGACTTGCAGAAGCCGGTTATTACTCCCTTACGAAAATAAATGTCTTTGGAAGAGGAAAACAAAAAGGGATCACTGTCGGGGATGTACATTACGATGAGCTCGCAAAAACAATGATCATGATGGCAGTAGAAGATGAGGCAGTTGATGAGGTAATAAAAATAATTTCCGGAAAAGCATATACCGGCAACATGGGGGATGGAAAAATCTTTGTGAGTACGGTTGAAGATGCATACACAATTAGCTCGGGTGAAAAGGGATTATGA
- the nifH gene encoding nitrogenase iron protein, which yields MTRKIAFYGKGGIGKSTTQQNTAAAMAYYHSKKVFIHGCDPKADCTRLVLGGVAQTTIMDTLRELGEDAVTAENVINAGFDGIKCVESGGPEPGVGCAGRGVITAINLMEEMGAYSEDLDFIHFDVLGDVVCGGFAMPIREGKAQEVYIVASGEMMATYAANNICKGLLKYAEQSGVRLGGIICNSRKVDNELEMMEEFVSALGTQLIHFVPRDNIVQKAEFNKKTVIEYDPKCNQALEYKELARKILENDMFVIPKPLSIDQLEKMVARYGLMD from the coding sequence ATGACAAGAAAAATTGCTTTCTATGGAAAGGGTGGAATCGGAAAGTCCACCACTCAACAAAATACTGCAGCTGCTATGGCATATTATCATAGCAAAAAAGTTTTTATTCACGGGTGTGACCCCAAAGCGGACTGTACTCGTCTTGTGCTCGGTGGAGTAGCTCAAACTACGATAATGGATACTCTAAGGGAGCTTGGCGAGGATGCTGTGACAGCTGAAAATGTCATCAATGCAGGTTTTGATGGAATAAAATGCGTTGAGTCCGGCGGCCCAGAGCCCGGTGTTGGCTGTGCTGGCCGGGGAGTTATTACTGCAATTAATCTCATGGAGGAAATGGGAGCCTATTCTGAAGATCTTGATTTTATTCACTTTGACGTATTGGGCGATGTTGTCTGCGGCGGTTTTGCAATGCCTATTCGAGAAGGAAAAGCCCAGGAAGTATACATAGTTGCTTCTGGAGAGATGATGGCGACTTATGCTGCAAATAACATCTGTAAGGGCCTGTTGAAGTATGCCGAACAAAGCGGGGTGAGGCTGGGAGGAATTATTTGCAACAGTCGTAAGGTGGATAATGAGCTGGAAATGATGGAAGAGTTTGTCTCTGCACTGGGAACGCAGCTCATACATTTTGTACCGCGTGACAATATTGTCCAAAAAGCGGAGTTCAATAAAAAGACGGTTATAGAGTACGACCCGAAATGCAACCAGGCGCTTGAATACAAGGAACTCGCCAGGAAAATCTTAGAGAATGACATGTTTGTGATTCCAAAACCCTTGAGTATTGACCAGCTGGAGAAAATGGTCGCAAGATATGGTCTAATGGATTAA